A window from Trinickia violacea encodes these proteins:
- a CDS encoding pyrrolo-quinoline quinone, which translates to MENAFCSFTGTMTVLYGGSTMANNISKSFTNGVTCNNSSFGTDPDFGVTKACWIPSTSSASTGGSTGSGSTSGSTGSSGSSSGSTGSSGSSTASNVDVPTYHNDIGRTGQQLAETILSPANVNSTTFGKIGFDTTDGKVDAEPLYLSQVTIGGSKHNVLYVATENASVYAFDADSGATLWKASTLGTNETASDDLGCLQITPMIGITSTPVIDRIKGPNGAIYVVAMSKDASGAYHQRIHALDITTGAELFGGPTEISASYPGNSTNGSGGTLTFNPKQYAERQSLLELNGNIYTGWTSHCDNEPYNGWVIAYSTTTLQQSSVLNLTPNGTGGSIWMSGAGMASDGQSIYFLDANGTFDTTLTANGFPSQGDYGNAFLKLGTTNGLTVSDYFNMSNTLAESQADEDLGSGGALVLPDQTDASGAVHHLAVGAGKDSSIYVVNRDSMGKFNASTNNIYQQINGQLVGSEFGMPAYFKGTIYFGSIGDKIKAFPISNAQVATAPTSQTPETFGTPGATPSISANGTSNGIVWAVQNGTIAALYAYDATNLSNELYNSNQAANARDQFAGNKFITPMIANGKVYVGTTTGVAVFGLLGSP; encoded by the coding sequence GTGGAGAATGCCTTTTGCTCGTTCACCGGAACGATGACGGTTCTCTACGGCGGCAGCACGATGGCCAATAACATCAGCAAGAGCTTTACCAACGGCGTCACATGCAACAACTCGTCGTTCGGAACGGACCCGGACTTTGGCGTGACGAAGGCATGTTGGATTCCGTCGACATCGTCAGCGTCGACGGGTGGCAGCACGGGTTCGGGCTCGACTTCGGGCTCCACCGGTTCCTCCGGATCGAGTTCCGGCTCTACTGGCTCATCCGGGTCATCAACCGCGTCGAACGTCGATGTCCCGACCTACCACAACGACATCGGCCGCACCGGGCAGCAGCTGGCCGAAACGATCCTTTCGCCGGCCAACGTCAATTCGACGACGTTCGGCAAGATCGGTTTCGACACCACCGACGGCAAAGTCGACGCCGAGCCGCTCTATCTCTCGCAGGTGACGATCGGCGGCAGCAAGCACAACGTGCTGTACGTCGCGACGGAAAACGCGAGCGTGTATGCGTTCGACGCCGACTCCGGCGCGACGCTCTGGAAAGCCTCCACGCTCGGCACGAACGAAACGGCGAGCGACGACCTCGGGTGCTTGCAGATCACGCCGATGATCGGCATCACGTCGACACCGGTGATCGATCGAATCAAAGGGCCGAACGGCGCGATCTACGTCGTTGCGATGTCGAAGGACGCGTCGGGCGCCTATCACCAGCGCATCCACGCGCTCGACATCACCACGGGCGCCGAATTGTTCGGAGGCCCGACGGAAATCAGCGCGTCCTATCCCGGCAACAGCACCAACGGCTCGGGCGGCACGCTCACGTTCAATCCGAAGCAATACGCGGAGCGCCAGTCGCTGCTGGAGCTGAACGGCAACATCTACACGGGCTGGACATCGCACTGCGACAACGAGCCGTACAACGGCTGGGTGATCGCCTACAGCACGACGACGCTGCAGCAGTCCAGCGTGCTGAACCTCACGCCGAACGGCACCGGCGGCTCGATCTGGATGAGCGGCGCGGGCATGGCCTCGGACGGCCAGTCGATTTACTTCCTCGACGCGAACGGCACCTTCGACACGACGCTCACGGCCAACGGCTTCCCCTCGCAGGGCGACTACGGCAACGCGTTCCTGAAGCTCGGCACGACGAACGGCCTGACCGTCTCCGACTACTTCAACATGTCGAACACGCTCGCCGAGTCGCAGGCCGACGAAGACCTCGGCTCGGGCGGCGCGCTGGTGCTGCCGGATCAGACCGACGCGAGCGGCGCCGTCCACCATCTCGCGGTCGGCGCGGGCAAGGATTCGAGCATCTACGTCGTCAACCGCGACTCGATGGGCAAATTCAACGCGAGTACGAACAACATTTATCAGCAGATCAACGGACAGCTCGTCGGATCGGAGTTCGGCATGCCCGCGTACTTCAAAGGCACGATCTACTTCGGCTCGATCGGCGATAAGATCAAGGCGTTCCCGATCAGCAACGCGCAGGTGGCGACGGCCCCAACCAGCCAGACGCCCGAGACGTTCGGCACGCCGGGCGCGACACCGAGCATCTCGGCAAACGGCACGTCGAACGGGATCGTGTGGGCCGTGCAAAACGGCACGATCGCAGCGCTCTACGCCTACGACGCGACGAATCTCTCGAACGAGCTGTATAACAGCAACCAGGCGGCCAACGCGCGCGATCAGTTCGCGGGCAATAAATTCATCACGCCGATGATCGCGAACGGGAAGGTCTACGTCGGCACGACGACCGGGGTGGCCGTATTCGGGCTGCTCGGCAGCCCATAG
- a CDS encoding glycosyltransferase family 87 protein, whose amino-acid sequence MLLLLVLFMVAWAGVSHGFTTEAVARPGVDFSVFWAASYLMLHGAPWQAYDHIVFATTEHALFTLYGKADFLPWLYPPTYLVAVTPLALLPVRVAHLLFVAGSVLVFASGALRVSGLARSVGGWRTAAFLVAACPCVFVTSVFGQNALLTAAMAAFAVYWLERHPVRAGLCIGLLAIKPQMAVVFPFVLIAAGAWRVFAVAALSGAAFAAISAWICGMRALQGFFVNLRLGRELILEHSVRFHLASPTTFAALRLDDVPLVPAYLAQSAVAAIAIAAACVVWKRSRDTSMRAAVLVTATLLSNPYLWHYELAWLGIALACLTASGLSGGWRRGEQGVIVLGWLLPLYEFFNPGVLLPQVGPIVLLLVLWVILRRTNAHIRAHIANCGAAYAP is encoded by the coding sequence ATGCTGCTGCTGCTCGTGCTGTTCATGGTGGCCTGGGCGGGCGTGAGCCACGGCTTCACGACCGAGGCCGTAGCGCGCCCCGGTGTGGACTTTTCGGTTTTCTGGGCCGCGTCGTATCTGATGCTTCACGGCGCGCCGTGGCAAGCCTACGACCACATCGTTTTCGCCACCACCGAGCACGCGCTCTTCACGCTGTACGGCAAGGCCGATTTCCTGCCTTGGCTTTACCCGCCGACTTATCTCGTCGCGGTCACGCCGCTGGCGCTGCTGCCCGTCAGGGTTGCGCATCTGTTGTTCGTCGCCGGCAGCGTGCTCGTGTTCGCATCCGGCGCGTTGCGCGTGTCCGGCCTTGCGCGCAGCGTCGGAGGCTGGCGCACGGCAGCGTTTCTGGTGGCCGCCTGCCCGTGCGTGTTCGTCACGAGCGTGTTCGGACAGAACGCTTTGCTGACCGCCGCCATGGCCGCATTCGCCGTGTATTGGCTCGAGCGCCATCCGGTGCGCGCCGGACTTTGCATCGGCTTGTTGGCGATCAAGCCGCAGATGGCCGTGGTGTTTCCGTTCGTCCTGATCGCGGCGGGCGCTTGGCGCGTGTTTGCCGTGGCGGCGCTAAGCGGCGCAGCGTTTGCGGCCATCAGCGCGTGGATTTGCGGCATGCGCGCGCTACAGGGGTTCTTCGTGAATCTGCGGCTTGGGCGTGAACTGATACTCGAGCACAGCGTGCGCTTTCATCTCGCGTCGCCCACGACGTTCGCGGCGCTGCGTCTCGATGACGTGCCGCTCGTTCCCGCCTATCTCGCGCAAAGCGCCGTGGCCGCGATTGCGATCGCCGCGGCATGTGTCGTCTGGAAGCGCTCGCGCGATACGAGTATGCGCGCGGCTGTGCTCGTCACCGCCACCTTGCTGTCGAATCCGTATCTCTGGCACTACGAGCTTGCGTGGCTCGGCATCGCGCTCGCGTGTCTGACCGCAAGCGGCTTGAGCGGCGGATGGAGGCGCGGCGAACAGGGCGTCATCGTGTTGGGGTGGCTGCTGCCGCTCTACGAGTTCTTCAATCCGGGAGTGCTATTGCCCCAAGTCGGCCCAATCGTTCTGCTGCTCGTGCTCTGGGTCATCTTGCGGCGCACTAACGCACACATTCGCGCTCACATCGCCAATTGCGGCGCCGCATACGCCCCATAG
- a CDS encoding pilus assembly protein TadG-related protein, protein MRAPQRGSVVLYFLLFLIPLLAFGAFAIDMARLAVARNELQNAADAAALAGAAALTPSTASGPNWTQAQTAATSAVSLNASDGKTLSTGTIKTGYWNLTGAPASLEAATITPGTYDMPAVQVTIARTANVNGGPISLLLAGVMNITSTSGSASAVAVVRTPGAIGSGGLFPVALDQCVYNQYWNSATNSPLINPSTGAPYEFNITDGSTYGASCSAGQWTTFLDSANDVTTMRNLMSTGNPTSLSIGNSVYLVPGAKTTLYSSVPVNTTVLLPVVTQTLTQTYVAIVAFAPFYIDASVGGSGKYIQGHFVSGYTIPVTTSGVGPNYGAYAAPQLAM, encoded by the coding sequence ATGCGAGCGCCGCAACGCGGCTCCGTCGTGCTGTACTTTCTGCTGTTCCTGATCCCGCTGCTGGCATTCGGCGCATTTGCGATCGACATGGCGCGCCTCGCCGTCGCACGCAACGAATTGCAGAACGCAGCCGACGCGGCGGCGCTCGCGGGGGCCGCCGCGCTGACACCGTCCACCGCTTCGGGGCCCAACTGGACCCAAGCGCAAACCGCCGCGACGAGCGCGGTCTCGCTCAACGCGTCGGACGGCAAGACGCTCTCGACGGGCACGATCAAAACCGGCTACTGGAATTTGACCGGCGCGCCGGCCAGCCTCGAAGCCGCCACCATTACGCCCGGCACCTACGACATGCCGGCCGTGCAGGTCACCATCGCGCGGACGGCGAACGTCAACGGCGGGCCGATTTCATTGCTGCTGGCCGGCGTGATGAACATCACGAGCACGTCCGGCAGCGCGTCGGCGGTGGCGGTGGTGAGGACGCCGGGAGCGATCGGCTCGGGCGGGCTCTTTCCCGTCGCACTCGATCAGTGCGTCTACAACCAATACTGGAATTCGGCCACGAACTCGCCGCTCATCAATCCCTCAACCGGCGCGCCATACGAGTTCAATATCACCGACGGCTCCACGTATGGCGCTTCGTGCTCGGCAGGCCAATGGACGACCTTCCTCGACAGCGCCAACGACGTCACCACCATGCGCAACCTGATGTCGACCGGCAACCCGACCTCCTTGAGCATCGGCAACAGTGTCTATCTCGTGCCCGGCGCCAAGACCACGCTGTACAGTTCGGTGCCGGTCAATACCACGGTGCTGTTGCCGGTCGTCACTCAAACGCTCACGCAGACGTATGTCGCGATCGTTGCGTTCGCACCGTTCTACATCGATGCGTCGGTGGGCGGCAGCGGCAAGTACATCCAGGGCCATTTCGTTTCCGGCTACACGATTCCCGTGACGACGAGCGGCGTCGGGCCGAACTATGGGGCGTATGCGGCGCCGCAATTGGCGATGTGA
- a CDS encoding ArsR/SmtB family transcription factor, which translates to MIDENLIHKALANPFRREVLRWLKAPNEHFVQGHIDLARGVPSNAILARSGLAQSTVSAHIAALVEAGLVDSTRLGQWMFLSRNEDVIRDFAEQIKSHL; encoded by the coding sequence ATGATTGACGAGAATTTGATTCATAAGGCACTCGCGAACCCGTTCCGGCGTGAGGTTTTAAGGTGGCTAAAGGCCCCCAACGAGCACTTTGTGCAAGGCCACATCGATCTGGCTCGCGGGGTGCCGTCGAATGCGATCCTCGCGCGCAGCGGGCTGGCACAATCGACCGTATCGGCGCACATCGCGGCATTGGTCGAAGCTGGGCTGGTTGATTCGACCCGCTTGGGTCAGTGGATGTTTTTATCGCGAAACGAAGACGTTATTCGCGACTTCGCGGAACAGATCAAGTCGCATTTGTAG
- a CDS encoding TadE/TadG family type IV pilus assembly protein: protein MKRLAALAKRDEGVVALEFALVFPFLMMVLFGIVDVSLLLCDKAVITNASREAARAGVVVRVPPLTAAQITTVALNYAQNSLITGGTATTPTVTVNQSSGTSSGNPLTVTVSYTYEGLVVGSALSVLTGPVTLSATTVMNYE from the coding sequence ATGAAGCGCCTCGCCGCGCTCGCGAAACGTGACGAGGGCGTCGTCGCCCTCGAGTTCGCGCTCGTGTTTCCGTTTCTGATGATGGTGCTGTTCGGCATCGTCGACGTGAGCCTCCTCTTGTGCGACAAGGCGGTCATCACCAACGCGAGCCGCGAGGCCGCACGCGCCGGCGTGGTCGTGCGCGTGCCGCCCTTGACCGCCGCGCAGATCACGACGGTCGCGCTCAACTACGCGCAGAACAGCCTGATCACGGGCGGCACGGCCACGACGCCGACGGTCACGGTCAATCAATCGAGCGGCACGTCGTCAGGCAATCCGCTGACGGTGACCGTCAGCTACACGTACGAGGGTCTTGTCGTCGGTTCGGCGTTGAGCGTGCTCACCGGTCCCGTCACGCTCTCCGCGACGACTGTGATGAACTACGAGTGA
- a CDS encoding carbonic anhydrase family protein — MESAKDCCLNAHPNNQGRRAWLKVGTGACAMALLSGIGFGPAEAEAAALTKEQRDALTPDQIIEMMKKGNVRFRSGKMKEQDYLAQKRSSAAGQYPAAIVLGCIDSRAPAEVIFDMGIGDTFNARVAGNIANQDMLGSMEFACAVAGAKVVLVLGHTACGAIKGAIDNVQLGNLTGLLEAIKPAIQATDYQGERTSKNAEFVDAVARSNVRYVIGQIRSNSEILADLEKKGQIKIVGSIYELHNGMVTFLS; from the coding sequence ATGGAATCGGCAAAAGATTGCTGTCTGAACGCTCATCCAAACAACCAAGGACGGCGGGCGTGGCTGAAAGTCGGTACGGGTGCTTGCGCCATGGCGTTGTTGAGCGGGATCGGATTCGGACCGGCCGAAGCCGAAGCTGCTGCCTTGACCAAGGAGCAACGAGACGCCCTGACGCCCGATCAGATCATCGAAATGATGAAAAAGGGCAATGTGCGGTTTCGCTCCGGAAAAATGAAGGAGCAAGACTATCTTGCGCAAAAGCGATCCAGTGCGGCGGGCCAGTACCCTGCGGCCATCGTGCTCGGCTGCATCGATTCGCGCGCACCGGCCGAAGTCATTTTCGACATGGGGATCGGCGACACTTTCAATGCCCGGGTAGCCGGAAACATCGCCAATCAGGACATGCTCGGCAGCATGGAGTTCGCGTGCGCGGTGGCGGGTGCGAAAGTCGTCTTGGTGCTGGGGCATACCGCCTGCGGGGCGATCAAAGGCGCGATCGACAACGTGCAGCTGGGCAATCTCACAGGGTTGCTCGAAGCGATCAAGCCGGCGATCCAGGCAACCGACTACCAAGGGGAGCGCACGAGTAAGAATGCCGAATTTGTCGATGCCGTGGCGCGGTCGAATGTCCGGTATGTCATCGGCCAAATACGCAGCAACAGCGAAATCCTCGCGGATCTGGAAAAGAAAGGCCAAATCAAGATCGTGGGCTCGATATACGAGTTGCACAACGGAATGGTGACTTTCCTCAGCTAA
- a CDS encoding type II secretion system F family protein, with protein MKTFDVISLLALMLLLGWAALALAGPRSRVRTQIAQRMRLATSLGNAAPAATSVLRPADLKRGLFQRVAALGERVPMLDPTQRDALKRKLIRAGFRDPRALSTMIGVKLLSGALAGLAALALAPMIPRFGDYLVIRLIAMAGGFVIGLIAPEYALGALIARRRKKISACLADALDLLVICTNAGNSLAVSVKRVAYELRNICPPLSDELTLTADELQIGSDQATALRNLAARVDVPSVHALATTLIQSQQYGTPITQALRTLSHIERAEQLTALEEKSAKLATKITLPMMLFILPTVGLIAAGPAVIRLLAVFRAQ; from the coding sequence ATGAAGACTTTCGACGTCATATCGCTGCTCGCGCTCATGCTCTTGCTCGGCTGGGCCGCGCTGGCCCTGGCCGGCCCGCGCTCGCGCGTGCGCACGCAGATCGCGCAGCGCATGCGCCTGGCGACGTCGCTCGGCAACGCGGCGCCGGCCGCGACGAGCGTGCTGCGCCCCGCCGATCTGAAGCGAGGCTTGTTTCAGCGCGTCGCCGCGCTCGGCGAGCGGGTGCCGATGCTCGACCCGACGCAACGGGATGCGCTGAAAAGAAAACTGATTCGCGCGGGGTTTCGCGACCCCCGCGCGCTATCGACGATGATCGGCGTAAAGCTGCTGTCGGGCGCGCTCGCGGGGCTGGCAGCGCTCGCCTTGGCGCCCATGATTCCGCGCTTCGGCGACTACCTCGTCATTCGCCTCATCGCGATGGCAGGGGGCTTCGTGATCGGCCTGATCGCGCCCGAGTACGCGCTCGGCGCACTGATCGCGCGGCGCAGAAAGAAGATCTCGGCGTGCCTCGCCGACGCACTCGATCTGCTCGTGATCTGCACGAACGCGGGCAACAGCCTCGCTGTCAGCGTCAAGCGCGTGGCCTACGAGCTGCGCAACATCTGTCCGCCGCTGTCCGACGAACTGACGCTCACCGCCGATGAACTCCAGATCGGCTCGGACCAAGCCACGGCTCTGCGGAATCTGGCGGCGCGCGTCGATGTGCCGTCCGTGCATGCGCTCGCGACGACGCTCATCCAGTCCCAGCAATACGGCACGCCGATCACGCAGGCGCTGCGCACGCTGTCCCATATCGAGCGGGCCGAGCAATTGACGGCACTCGAAGAAAAGTCCGCGAAGCTCGCCACGAAAATCACGCTGCCGATGATGCTCTTCATTCTCCCGACCGTCGGCCTGATCGCCGCCGGCCCTGCCGTGATTCGCCTACTCGCCGTATTCAGAGCCCAATGA
- a CDS encoding tetratricopeptide repeat protein, whose amino-acid sequence MKIAHANTLAFAIALPVLLVALAAGGCANNAYNVKPVAASPRSDPQADLKVADSALSGGNTDLAATLYEKILAAHPDSVDAQLGLADVAYQTGDLNRAQVLYAQAAARAPAQLGAQLGLARVALRQRRLDDAAALYRTLLVAQPNNVLASEGLGTALDLQGRHDEAQAVYREALRVHPDAQGLRVDLGLSLIVDGHAREGVNVLLDVANLSDAPWQARQNLAFGYGVLGNADSAKKILQLDLPPSAVDDNLRVYQAVRAGLAARRGSAAAAVVKAPGIAESNSAQAGPDTTK is encoded by the coding sequence ATGAAAATCGCTCACGCTAACACGCTGGCGTTCGCCATCGCGCTGCCGGTACTCCTCGTGGCCCTGGCAGCGGGCGGCTGCGCGAACAACGCCTACAATGTCAAGCCCGTTGCCGCCTCGCCGCGCAGCGACCCGCAGGCCGATCTGAAAGTCGCCGACAGTGCCCTCTCCGGCGGCAACACGGACTTGGCCGCGACGCTCTACGAAAAAATTCTCGCGGCGCATCCCGACTCCGTCGACGCGCAACTCGGCCTCGCCGATGTCGCCTATCAAACCGGCGACCTGAACCGCGCCCAAGTGCTCTACGCGCAAGCCGCGGCGCGCGCGCCTGCGCAACTCGGCGCACAGCTCGGCCTCGCGCGCGTCGCGCTGCGGCAGCGCCGCCTCGACGACGCCGCCGCGCTGTATCGAACGCTGCTGGTCGCGCAACCGAACAACGTGCTCGCCTCGGAAGGTCTCGGCACGGCGCTCGATCTGCAAGGCCGCCACGACGAAGCGCAAGCGGTCTATCGCGAGGCGCTGCGCGTGCATCCCGACGCGCAGGGACTGCGCGTCGATCTCGGGCTCTCGCTCATCGTCGACGGCCACGCGCGCGAAGGGGTGAACGTGCTGCTGGATGTCGCCAATCTCTCCGATGCGCCCTGGCAGGCGCGGCAGAATCTCGCGTTCGGCTATGGGGTGCTCGGCAATGCCGACTCCGCGAAAAAGATCCTGCAGCTCGATCTGCCGCCCTCGGCCGTCGACGATAACCTGCGTGTCTATCAGGCCGTGCGTGCCGGTCTCGCGGCGCGGCGGGGAAGCGCGGCCGCTGCGGTTGTAAAAGCGCCGGGCATCGCCGAATCCAATTCGGCGCAAGCGGGTCCGGACACAACGAAATGA
- the ilvB gene encoding biosynthetic-type acetolactate synthase large subunit: protein MTQNPIIASPADLKPTNTREILSGADIILRVLAEQGVDTMFGYSGGAILPTYDAVFRHNEMNAAHAERQIKFVVPANEQAAGFMAAGYARASGKVGVFMVTSGPGATNAVTPIADCNGDSIPVVLICGQVPRAAIGSDAFQEAPVFNIMSACAKQVFLVTDPAKLEPTLRTAFEIARTGRPGPVVVDVPKDIQNWRGPYHGQGTLHSRGYADRLRMVARGARLEREKADGFFDLLRESQRPLLYVGGGVITARATAELRAFAERNCIPIVTTLMGLGAIPANHELYLGMLGMHGTACANYAVEDCDFLIAVGARFDDRVAGGRPESFAAGARHVAHIDIDEAEINKVKRAHWAHVGDAKDALRALIEHSPATSSLSKWLERVAELKRTFGQNYDRNSPAIQPQYVVEKLSEITGGRAIITTGVGQHQMWAAQYFAFVEPRSFLTSAGMGTMGFGLPAAIGAQLARPDALVIDIDGDGSIRMNIGELETATTYGVPVKVLLLNNRGDGMIRQWQRLFYEGRMFVSDKSLHSKDFVMTAQADGFEFARRVQAMDELEGALRAFVAFDGPAFLEVMIDENADVFPMVGPGQSYSNMITGPFIPSRIGQETHSQGVGKNSATDMF from the coding sequence ATGACTCAAAACCCAATCATTGCTTCACCAGCCGATCTCAAGCCAACGAATACACGTGAAATCCTGTCGGGCGCCGACATCATCCTGCGCGTACTCGCCGAGCAGGGCGTCGACACGATGTTCGGCTATAGCGGCGGCGCGATCTTGCCGACGTACGACGCCGTGTTTCGTCATAACGAAATGAACGCGGCACATGCCGAGCGTCAGATCAAGTTCGTCGTCCCCGCCAATGAGCAAGCCGCGGGCTTCATGGCCGCCGGTTATGCGCGGGCCAGCGGAAAAGTCGGCGTCTTCATGGTGACGTCCGGCCCGGGCGCAACGAATGCCGTGACGCCGATCGCCGACTGCAATGGCGATTCGATACCGGTTGTGCTCATCTGCGGGCAGGTGCCGCGCGCCGCGATCGGCAGCGATGCGTTTCAGGAGGCGCCCGTCTTCAACATCATGTCGGCGTGCGCGAAGCAGGTGTTCCTGGTCACCGACCCGGCGAAGCTCGAGCCAACGCTGCGCACCGCATTCGAAATCGCTCGCACCGGCCGACCGGGCCCGGTCGTCGTAGACGTGCCCAAAGACATCCAGAACTGGAGGGGCCCCTATCATGGGCAAGGCACGCTGCATTCTCGCGGCTACGCCGATCGTCTCCGAATGGTGGCGCGAGGCGCGCGTCTTGAACGAGAGAAGGCCGACGGTTTCTTCGATCTTCTGCGCGAGAGTCAACGGCCGCTGCTCTATGTCGGCGGCGGCGTGATCACGGCTCGCGCAACAGCGGAGCTGAGAGCGTTTGCCGAGCGCAACTGCATTCCGATCGTGACGACGCTCATGGGGCTTGGCGCCATCCCTGCCAATCACGAGTTGTATCTGGGCATGCTCGGCATGCATGGCACCGCCTGCGCCAACTACGCCGTTGAAGACTGTGACTTTCTCATCGCGGTGGGCGCCCGGTTCGACGATCGGGTCGCCGGTGGCCGGCCTGAATCATTCGCCGCCGGTGCTCGCCATGTCGCTCATATCGACATCGACGAGGCGGAGATCAACAAGGTCAAACGCGCGCACTGGGCTCACGTGGGAGATGCGAAGGACGCGTTGCGGGCTTTGATCGAGCACAGTCCAGCGACGTCATCGCTCTCGAAATGGCTCGAACGCGTCGCGGAGTTGAAGCGGACGTTCGGGCAGAACTACGACCGAAACAGCCCCGCGATTCAGCCGCAGTACGTGGTCGAGAAGCTCAGCGAAATCACGGGTGGACGAGCGATCATCACCACGGGCGTCGGCCAACATCAGATGTGGGCCGCGCAGTACTTCGCGTTTGTCGAGCCTCGGAGCTTTCTGACATCGGCAGGCATGGGGACGATGGGTTTCGGGCTGCCCGCGGCGATCGGCGCGCAATTGGCGCGGCCGGACGCCCTCGTGATCGACATCGACGGCGACGGAAGCATACGGATGAATATCGGCGAACTGGAGACGGCAACCACGTACGGCGTCCCCGTGAAGGTTTTGCTGCTCAACAATCGCGGTGACGGAATGATCCGGCAGTGGCAGCGTCTTTTTTATGAAGGACGGATGTTCGTCAGCGACAAGTCGTTGCATAGCAAGGACTTCGTGATGACGGCGCAGGCCGATGGCTTTGAATTTGCGCGTCGCGTTCAAGCAATGGATGAACTCGAGGGCGCGCTGAGAGCGTTCGTGGCATTCGACGGGCCTGCCTTTCTCGAGGTGATGATCGACGAGAACGCCGATGTCTTTCCGATGGTAGGCCCGGGACAAAGCTACTCGAACATGATCACAGGTCCCTTCATTCCGTCTCGCATCGGGCAAGAAACACACAGTCAGGGCGTAGGAAAGAACAGTGCTACGGATATGTTCTAG
- a CDS encoding glycosyltransferase family 2 protein — MPAQANKPLISLVVPFYNEQEAVAPFFARTVPILEAMADLRFEIVCINDGSTDETLRRLIAASARDARVNVIDLTRNFGKEAALTAGIDEAIGDAVIPIDADLQDPPELIPAMVEHWLNGAEVVAAKRTDRDDDTLAKRTAAALYYRAHNALSEIKLLRNVGDYRLMDREVVNALCLLPERRRFMKGLFAWVGYRTVIVEYKREPRSAGRSKFSGWQLWNFALEGITGFSTVPLRCWNYLGALIAVGAFLYAGVVVAKTLLFGNPVAGYSSLISVMLFLGGIELIGIGVIGEYIGRIYYESKGRPVYLVHRRYRGNAQESVTPIGNGAPSPRRNLKLVSTRRRPPARARASGSGH; from the coding sequence ATGCCCGCGCAAGCCAATAAACCGTTGATCTCGCTGGTGGTGCCGTTCTACAACGAACAGGAGGCGGTGGCGCCTTTTTTCGCCCGAACCGTTCCGATACTCGAAGCCATGGCCGACCTACGCTTCGAAATCGTGTGCATCAACGACGGCAGCACCGATGAAACGCTCCGCCGCCTGATCGCGGCCAGCGCGCGGGACGCGCGCGTGAACGTGATCGACCTCACGCGAAACTTCGGCAAGGAGGCCGCGTTGACCGCCGGCATCGACGAGGCGATCGGCGACGCCGTCATTCCGATCGATGCCGATTTGCAGGACCCGCCCGAGCTGATTCCGGCGATGGTCGAGCACTGGCTCAACGGCGCCGAGGTGGTGGCCGCCAAGCGGACTGACCGGGACGACGACACGTTGGCGAAACGCACCGCGGCCGCGCTTTATTACCGCGCCCATAACGCGCTTTCGGAAATCAAGCTCCTGCGCAATGTCGGCGATTACCGCCTGATGGATCGCGAGGTCGTCAATGCGCTGTGCCTGCTGCCCGAGCGCCGCCGCTTCATGAAGGGGCTATTTGCATGGGTCGGCTATCGCACCGTGATCGTCGAATACAAGCGCGAGCCGCGCAGCGCGGGCCGCTCGAAATTCTCCGGATGGCAATTGTGGAATTTCGCGCTCGAAGGCATTACCGGCTTCAGTACCGTGCCATTGCGATGCTGGAATTATCTCGGCGCGCTGATCGCCGTTGGGGCGTTTCTCTATGCCGGGGTCGTCGTTGCCAAAACGCTTTTGTTCGGCAATCCGGTTGCGGGCTATAGCTCGCTGATTTCCGTCATGCTGTTTCTAGGCGGAATCGAATTGATCGGGATTGGCGTGATTGGCGAATATATCGGCCGCATCTATTACGAATCAAAAGGACGGCCTGTCTACCTCGTTCATCGCCGCTATCGCGGCAACGCACAAGAGAGCGTGACGCCGATCGGGAACGGCGCGCCTTCGCCGCGCAGGAACTTGAAGCTCGTGTCCACGCGGCGGCGGCCGCCGGCACGCGCGCGCGCATCCGGCAGCGGCCACTGA